From the genome of Mustelus asterias chromosome 7, sMusAst1.hap1.1, whole genome shotgun sequence, one region includes:
- the LOC144495934 gene encoding tribbles homolog 1-like has protein sequence MMSLTVRRASPIPRRWRQKRLEGDEPAAKCPRLSDSPPDSGDLPSSPVSPGPAESCPATSQATARIGGYILLQSPDRDKVFRAISNQTGEEFVCKVFNIKSYRDEIGPYLQMPAHENITAIQEIILGERRCYVFLEKGHGDMHLYMRSCKRLGEEEAARLFLQIVSAVAHCHHSGIVLRDLKLRKFVFADKQRTRLRLESLEDAHILKGKDDSLSDKHGCPAYVSPEILNTSGCYSGKAADVWSLGVMLYTLLVGRYPFHDSDPGALFSKIRRGHFCIPDSVSPKAKCLIRSLLRRDPPERLAAGEILLHPWFLAANQPQQPDQESLNSDQTVPEFEGDRQEDSPLFC, from the exons ATGATGAGTTTAACCGTGCGGAGAGCCAGCCCCATCCCCCGCCGCTGGAGACAGAAGCGGCTGGAGGGCGACGAACCGGCTGCCAAGTGCCCGCGGCTCAGCGACTCCCCCCCGGACAGCGGCGACCTCCCCTCCTCGCCCGTCTCCCCCGGCCCCGCCGAGAGCTGCCCGGCCACCTCGCAGGCGACGGCTCGGATCGGCGGCTACATCCTCCTGCAGAGCCCGGACAGGGACAAAGTCTTCAGGGCCATCAGCAACCAGACGGGCGAGGAATTCGTCTGCAAG gtttTTAACATCAAGAGTTACAGGGATGAAATTGGACCTTATCTGCAAATGCCAGCCCACGAGAACATCACTGCGATCCAGGAGATTATCCTGGGCGAGCGGCGGTGCTACGTGTTCCTGGAGAAGGGCCATGGGGACATGCACTTGTACATGCGGAGCTGCAAGCGCCTGGGCGAGGAGGAGGCGGCCCGGCTCTTCCTGCAGATTGTCTCCGCCGTCGCTCACTGTCACCACTCGGGCATCGTCCTGCGGGACCTCAAACTCAGGAAGTTCGTCTTCGCCGACAAGCAGAG GACGAGGCTGAGGTTGGAGAGTTTGGAGgatgcccacattctgaaaggcaagGATGATTCCCTGTCCGATAAGCATGGATGTCCAGCTTACGTGAGCCCGGAGATACTGAACACGAGTGGATGTTATTCCGGCAAGGCTGCTGACGTCTGGAGTCTGGGCGTGATGCTCTACACCCTGCTGGTGGGACGTTACCCCTTCCACGATTCGGACCCCGGCGCCCTGTTCAGCAAGATCCGCCGAGGCCACTTCTGCATTCCGGACAGTGTTTCCCCCAAAGCCAAGTGCCTGATCCGCAGCCTGCTGAGACGGGACCCCCCGGAGAGACTGGCAGCCGGCGAGATCTTGCTGCACCCTTGGTTCCTAGCCGCCAACCAGCCACAGCAGCCCGATCAGGAGAGCCTGAATTCAGATCAGACAGTCCCAGAGTTTGAGGGCGACAGGCAGGAAGACAGCCCCCTTTTCTGTTGA